The following proteins are co-located in the Desulfonatronum sp. SC1 genome:
- a CDS encoding nitroreductase family protein, producing MDVFETMHTRRSIRKFDPDKPICEADLEKMLAAAMTAPSAGNAQPWHFVVVTDPGLKDVLSRIHPYVGMLRQAPVGVVVCAELGLEKYPGYWVQDLAAAVQNLLLAARGLGLGSVWTGVAPIQERMDAVRRILGLPSGVEPHAIVPLGWPAQEFTHQDRFRKDRVHVNGW from the coding sequence ATGGACGTCTTTGAAACAATGCATACCCGACGCAGCATCCGCAAGTTTGACCCGGACAAGCCAATCTGCGAGGCGGATTTGGAAAAGATGCTGGCCGCGGCCATGACCGCCCCCAGCGCGGGCAACGCCCAGCCCTGGCATTTCGTGGTGGTCACGGACCCGGGCTTGAAGGACGTGCTGTCTCGGATTCATCCCTATGTGGGCATGCTTCGTCAGGCTCCAGTGGGCGTCGTGGTCTGCGCGGAACTCGGCTTGGAAAAATATCCCGGCTACTGGGTCCAGGATTTGGCCGCGGCGGTCCAGAACCTGCTCCTGGCCGCCAGGGGCTTGGGGCTGGGCTCGGTCTGGACCGGGGTAGCTCCGATCCAGGAGCGGATGGACGCCGTGCGCCGGATTCTGGGTCTGCCCAGCGGAGTGGAACCCCACGCCATCGTCCCCCTGGGCTGGCCCGCTCAGGAGTTCACGCATCAAGATCGATTCAGGAAGGATCGTGTCCACGTCAATGGATGGTGA
- a CDS encoding HD domain-containing phosphohydrolase, translating into MSDTCTMREKILFVDDDQNILDAFRRNFRKDYALETATSAREAAGVIARKGPFAVVVSDMRMPGVDGVQFLARLKEISPDTVRIMLTGYADVQSSIAAVNEGSVFRFLTKPCSAQHMKRVLEDALRQYRLVTAEKQLLEQTLSGSIKVLTELLALVNPDAFGRSNRIHRLVRQIALYQGVTKTWEMENAALLSQIGCMLLPSMAIQRIIQGQTLDGEMQQVYDMHPAIAADLLSHIPRLENVREIILYQEKHYDGEGAPIGGKTGSDIPLGGRILKILVDFDQLENSGKSAEKALNILRGREGWYDPQVLDALEKVLSRKTVYELREVRVDQLESGMLLAEDVQSQKGMLLVAQGQEVTPVLITRLRTYAGISGVHEPIKVLVPPMEERDKQEQEQC; encoded by the coding sequence ATGAGCGATACATGTACCATGCGTGAGAAGATTTTGTTCGTAGATGACGACCAGAACATCCTGGACGCCTTTCGTCGAAATTTCCGCAAGGACTACGCCTTGGAAACCGCCACCAGCGCCCGAGAAGCGGCCGGGGTCATCGCCCGAAAGGGGCCTTTCGCCGTGGTGGTCTCGGACATGCGCATGCCCGGAGTGGACGGGGTGCAGTTTTTGGCCCGGCTCAAGGAGATCAGCCCGGACACGGTGCGGATCATGCTCACCGGCTACGCGGACGTTCAATCTTCCATCGCGGCGGTGAACGAGGGCAGTGTTTTTCGATTTCTGACCAAGCCGTGTTCAGCCCAGCACATGAAGCGGGTTTTGGAGGACGCTCTGCGCCAATATCGGCTGGTGACCGCGGAAAAACAACTCCTGGAGCAGACCCTCAGCGGGAGCATCAAGGTGCTCACCGAATTGCTGGCCCTGGTGAACCCGGACGCCTTTGGCCGGTCCAATCGGATCCATCGCCTGGTCCGCCAGATCGCCCTGTATCAGGGCGTGACCAAGACCTGGGAGATGGAGAACGCGGCCTTGCTCTCCCAGATCGGCTGCATGCTCCTGCCCTCCATGGCTATTCAGCGCATCATTCAAGGACAGACCCTGGATGGCGAGATGCAGCAGGTCTATGACATGCATCCGGCCATCGCCGCGGATCTGTTGAGCCATATTCCCCGGCTGGAAAATGTTCGGGAAATCATCCTTTATCAAGAAAAACACTATGACGGGGAGGGAGCGCCCATTGGCGGGAAAACCGGGTCGGACATTCCCCTTGGCGGACGCATCCTGAAAATCCTGGTGGACTTCGACCAATTGGAAAACTCCGGCAAGTCCGCGGAAAAGGCCTTGAACATTCTGCGCGGCCGGGAAGGATGGTACGATCCTCAGGTGCTGGACGCTCTGGAAAAGGTGCTCAGCCGCAAGACCGTGTATGAACTGCGGGAGGTCCGGGTGGACCAGTTGGAAAGCGGGATGCTCCTGGCAGAGGACGTTCAAAGCCAAAAGGGCATGCTGCTGGTAGCCCAGGGTCAGGAGGTCACTCCGGTGCTGATCACCCGCTTGCGTACCTATGCCGGGATCAGCGGTGTGCACGAACCGATCAAGGTCCTGGTACCGCCGATGGAAGAACGCGACAAACAGGAACAAGAGCAGTGCTGA
- a CDS encoding ATP-binding protein, translated as MSETDSILIVDDEEILLELYAEILTSQGYEVSLAKTAAEGFALARELRPDLVLLDVGLPDGNGVDVCRRIKNDPSLSGTSVFLFSGKYVDSESQADGLEIGADEFLVKPMKTREFLARIAALFKMKKAEREVRRSHMEVYQILASIQSMLVVIDERGRISRWNHIATKLFGLPYDHVKGRALENLGLSWESERILEGIRSCRETMGSVRLENVRFTRPEGREGREGYLTINVDPVFSTLERGLGGVVLLGEDISERRLLEAQLLQAQKLESIGQLAAGVAHEINTPIQFISDNVLFLKNAFQDLRDVIQDCHAMLRDAEAVAPSPARIAELLGRYEKNEVAYLLEEIPQAIDQSLDGLERVAHIVRSMKSFAHPGEKTMVLADINKALKDTATVSRNEWKYVAEMHMDLDPELPMISCYPSELNQAFLNIITNAAQAIAEAYGESAQEKGLIAVSTRRDGEWMEIRFTDNGPGIPDEIKPRLFDPFFTTKEVGKGTGQGLVIARNAVVKRHGGTIAADSEVGRGTTFIIRLPMASAVEEHDQGASA; from the coding sequence ATGAGCGAAACGGATTCCATTTTGATCGTTGACGATGAAGAAATTCTGCTGGAACTCTATGCGGAGATCCTCACGTCCCAAGGGTACGAGGTGAGCCTGGCGAAAACAGCCGCAGAGGGGTTTGCCCTGGCACGGGAACTGCGACCGGACCTGGTGCTGCTGGATGTGGGCCTGCCCGACGGCAACGGCGTGGACGTGTGTCGGCGGATCAAGAACGATCCCTCCTTGTCCGGAACGTCGGTCTTTCTCTTTTCCGGCAAGTACGTCGATTCGGAAAGCCAGGCCGACGGGTTGGAGATCGGGGCCGACGAGTTTCTGGTCAAACCGATGAAGACCAGGGAATTCCTGGCCCGGATCGCGGCTTTGTTCAAAATGAAAAAAGCCGAGCGGGAGGTGCGCCGCTCGCACATGGAAGTTTACCAGATTTTGGCCTCCATCCAGTCCATGTTGGTGGTCATCGACGAACGGGGAAGGATTTCCCGCTGGAACCACATCGCCACGAAACTGTTTGGCCTGCCCTATGATCACGTCAAAGGCCGCGCGCTGGAGAATTTGGGCCTGAGTTGGGAGTCCGAACGGATTTTGGAGGGGATTCGCTCCTGTCGGGAGACCATGGGCAGCGTTCGCCTCGAAAACGTTCGGTTCACGCGTCCGGAGGGCCGCGAAGGCCGCGAAGGCTATCTGACTATCAATGTCGATCCGGTCTTCTCCACTTTGGAGCGAGGCTTGGGCGGAGTGGTCCTGCTGGGAGAGGACATTTCCGAGCGCCGTCTGCTGGAAGCCCAACTGCTGCAAGCCCAAAAACTGGAATCCATCGGTCAGCTCGCCGCCGGAGTGGCCCATGAAATCAACACCCCCATTCAGTTTATCAGCGACAACGTCCTTTTTCTGAAAAACGCCTTTCAGGATTTGCGAGACGTGATTCAAGACTGTCACGCAATGCTCCGGGATGCCGAAGCCGTCGCTCCGAGCCCGGCCCGGATCGCCGAACTGCTCGGCCGGTACGAGAAAAACGAGGTGGCGTACCTGCTGGAGGAGATTCCCCAGGCCATTGACCAGTCCCTGGACGGACTGGAGCGGGTGGCGCACATTGTCCGGTCCATGAAGTCCTTCGCGCATCCGGGAGAGAAAACCATGGTCCTGGCGGACATCAACAAGGCCCTCAAGGACACGGCCACGGTATCCCGGAATGAATGGAAGTACGTGGCCGAGATGCACATGGATCTGGATCCGGAGCTACCCATGATTTCTTGCTATCCGAGCGAACTGAACCAGGCCTTTTTGAACATCATCACCAACGCGGCCCAGGCCATTGCCGAGGCTTACGGCGAAAGCGCTCAGGAGAAGGGCTTGATCGCCGTCTCCACCCGGCGCGACGGGGAGTGGATGGAAATCCGGTTCACGGACAACGGACCCGGAATTCCGGACGAGATCAAGCCTAGGCTGTTCGATCCGTTCTTCACGACGAAGGAAGTGGGCAAGGGTACCGGCCAGGGGCTGGTCATCGCCCGCAACGCCGTGGTCAAACGCCATGGCGGGACCATTGCCGCGGATTCCGAAGTGGGCCGGGGGACGACCTTCATCATTCGATTGCCCATGGCCTCCGCCGTGGAGGAGCATGATCAAGGGGCGAGCGCATGA
- a CDS encoding response regulator, with protein sequence MQKRILFVDDEPQVLEGLRRMLRSQVRDWELHFAPGGAEALELMATTPVDVVVSDMRMPGMDGVRLLTEVKKRYPHAARLALSGHMDERMIMDSTKVAHQYLTKPCNAEKLVDVIQRLLALRRYLAAEGLACLTSSLEHIPSLPKLYMAIQEELTSPLCSLKKIGEIISTDVGMSAKILQLVNSSFFGMYTKVTSPAQAVNLLGTETVKALVLHVQVFSQFDPKKCPRFSLARLSRHGLLTATLAKRICVEEKASKDVQDDAFLAGILHDVGKLLFAVNCPTLYDEVLELTADKDIPLTTVEEDALGTDHARLGAYLLGLWGMADPVVEAIAFHHRPGLCAMSGFIPLTALHTANALIVQLQPEGPTGKPEGLDADYLASCGLTDRIPVWEEMARDLFGMTEVEGAT encoded by the coding sequence ATGCAGAAGCGCATTTTGTTCGTGGACGACGAGCCCCAGGTTTTGGAGGGGTTGCGACGGATGTTACGCAGTCAGGTCAGAGACTGGGAGCTGCATTTCGCTCCCGGGGGCGCGGAGGCTTTGGAACTGATGGCCACGACCCCCGTGGACGTGGTGGTTTCGGACATGCGCATGCCGGGCATGGACGGGGTCCGGTTGTTGACCGAAGTCAAGAAGCGTTATCCGCACGCCGCCAGGTTGGCCTTGTCCGGGCACATGGACGAGCGGATGATCATGGATTCCACCAAGGTAGCCCATCAGTATCTGACCAAGCCCTGCAACGCTGAAAAGCTTGTGGACGTGATCCAGCGGCTTCTGGCCTTGCGCCGCTACCTGGCCGCCGAGGGTCTGGCCTGTCTAACCTCCAGCCTGGAGCATATCCCCAGTTTGCCAAAGCTGTATATGGCCATTCAGGAAGAGCTGACCTCTCCCCTGTGTTCCCTCAAAAAAATCGGCGAGATCATCTCCACGGACGTGGGCATGTCGGCCAAGATCCTCCAACTGGTCAATTCGTCCTTTTTCGGAATGTACACCAAGGTGACCAGCCCAGCTCAGGCCGTGAATCTGCTGGGAACGGAAACGGTCAAGGCCCTGGTGCTCCACGTTCAGGTTTTTTCCCAGTTCGACCCTAAGAAATGCCCTCGGTTTTCCCTGGCCCGACTGTCGCGGCACGGGTTGTTGACGGCTACCCTGGCCAAGCGGATTTGCGTCGAGGAAAAGGCGTCCAAGGACGTTCAGGACGACGCGTTTCTGGCCGGGATTCTCCACGACGTGGGCAAGCTCCTCTTCGCGGTAAACTGCCCCACTCTGTACGATGAAGTCCTGGAACTGACCGCGGACAAGGACATCCCTCTGACCACCGTTGAGGAGGACGCCCTGGGGACGGATCACGCCCGGCTCGGGGCCTATCTGCTCGGGCTGTGGGGCATGGCCGATCCGGTGGTCGAGGCCATCGCCTTTCACCATCGACCCGGGTTGTGCGCCATGAGCGGATTCATCCCCTTGACCGCCCTGCACACCGCCAACGCGTTGATCGTCCAGTTGCAACCGGAAGGCCCTACCGGAAAGCCCGAAGGGCTGGACGCGGACTACCTGGCTTCCTGCGGTCTGACGGACCGGATCCCCGTTTGGGAAGAAATGGCCAGAGATCTCTTCGGGATGACCGAAGTCGAGGGCGCAACCTGA
- a CDS encoding cold-shock protein, translated as MEGVVKWFSKQKGYGFITPDGQEDGKDVFVHFSAIEGGGFKTLREGARVSFEIVDGDKGLQASNVQELD; from the coding sequence ATGGAAGGTGTTGTAAAGTGGTTCAGCAAGCAGAAAGGCTACGGTTTCATCACTCCGGATGGTCAGGAAGACGGCAAGGACGTCTTTGTTCATTTCTCGGCCATTGAGGGCGGCGGGTTCAAGACGCTGCGGGAGGGAGCCAGGGTTTCCTTCGAGATCGTCGACGGCGACAAGGGCCTGCAAGCCTCGAACGTCCAGGAACTCGACTAA
- a CDS encoding AI-2E family transporter codes for MSRPDISDYLTPLQRRLISVALVVLALNLIGAFFFGVFLLLQGLVVYFSNVLWPLAVAGILALLLKPLVHWFQRILHLGRITAILLLYGIVLLTLALLGALILPEILSQVRSLIEHLPVLAEQLSRLIARLFPDAATWAEESLNPEVLREHLQSWTEHLQKIIQTSLPALNTLGEFLSRTFTLVAGTAIIPVYLFFFLLTDKDPLRALDEQLSFIPPWLREDITFLTGEFARIMVAFFRGQILIGLIMGVLMAAGFTLAGLKFGTLLGIVIGLLNIIPYLGSLLGLITVLPLAYLQQDGGFFLLALVLAVFVAVQLLESYLLTPRIMSRGTGLHPLVIIIAIFFWGKALGGILGMILAIPLTAFFVVVWRLIRKKYLAVATDRDRSPPEAETSS; via the coding sequence ATGTCTCGTCCCGATATCTCCGACTACTTGACGCCCCTGCAACGTCGACTGATCAGCGTGGCCCTGGTGGTCCTGGCGCTGAACCTGATCGGCGCGTTTTTTTTCGGCGTCTTCCTCCTGCTCCAAGGCCTGGTGGTCTACTTTTCCAACGTACTCTGGCCCCTGGCCGTGGCCGGCATCCTGGCCCTGCTGCTCAAGCCGCTGGTTCACTGGTTCCAGCGCATCCTGCATCTCGGACGGATCACGGCCATTCTCCTGCTCTACGGCATCGTCCTGCTGACCTTGGCTCTGCTGGGGGCCTTGATCCTGCCGGAAATTCTCTCCCAGGTCCGTTCGCTGATCGAACACCTTCCGGTCCTCGCCGAACAGCTCTCCCGCTTGATCGCCCGCCTGTTCCCGGACGCCGCGACCTGGGCCGAGGAATCACTGAACCCGGAAGTCCTCCGCGAACACCTGCAATCCTGGACCGAACACCTGCAAAAGATCATCCAGACCTCCCTGCCCGCCCTGAACACCCTGGGAGAATTCCTGAGCCGCACCTTCACCCTGGTGGCCGGAACGGCGATCATCCCGGTTTATCTGTTCTTCTTCCTGCTCACGGACAAGGACCCGTTGCGGGCCCTGGACGAACAACTGTCCTTCATCCCGCCCTGGCTGCGGGAGGACATCACGTTTCTGACCGGCGAGTTCGCCCGGATCATGGTCGCCTTTTTTCGGGGCCAGATACTGATCGGGCTGATCATGGGCGTGCTCATGGCCGCCGGTTTTACCCTGGCCGGCCTGAAATTTGGGACCCTGCTGGGCATTGTCATCGGCCTGCTGAACATCATTCCGTACCTGGGCAGCCTCCTGGGGCTGATCACGGTCCTGCCTTTGGCCTACCTGCAACAGGACGGCGGTTTTTTCCTCCTGGCCCTGGTGCTGGCGGTCTTCGTCGCGGTCCAGCTCCTGGAAAGCTACCTGCTCACCCCGCGGATCATGTCTCGAGGCACCGGGCTGCACCCGCTGGTGATCATCATCGCCATCTTTTTCTGGGGCAAGGCTCTTGGCGGCATCCTGGGCATGATCCTGGCCATCCCGCTGACCGCCTTTTTCGTGGTGGTCTGGCGACTGATACGCAAAAAATACCTCGCCGTCGCGACGGATCGGGACCGGTCGCCCCCTGAGGCCGAAACCTCGTCATGA
- a CDS encoding TVP38/TMEM64 family protein, which yields MTESLIELLRHYGMYAALVSIGLNVLATISGVFPTFFITAANIVLFGFWTGAFVSFLGESLGAIAAFLLYRAGFRSPAQTALNRYPRAKALINAQGREAFKLIFLLRLLPFAPALVSTLGAAVGKVSLPLFAAASTLGKIPALLMEAYVVLEVTRFQTAGKIILVVLAVWLAYDVFKRPRKRPRPDHSL from the coding sequence ATGACCGAATCTCTTATCGAGCTGCTGCGCCACTACGGCATGTACGCCGCGCTGGTCAGCATCGGCCTAAACGTCCTGGCCACCATCAGCGGTGTCTTTCCCACGTTCTTCATCACCGCGGCAAACATCGTCCTGTTCGGCTTCTGGACGGGCGCCTTCGTCTCCTTTCTGGGCGAATCCCTGGGCGCGATCGCGGCCTTCCTGCTCTACCGGGCCGGGTTTCGGTCCCCGGCCCAGACGGCCCTGAACCGCTACCCCAGGGCCAAGGCCCTGATCAACGCCCAGGGCCGGGAAGCCTTTAAACTCATCTTCCTGCTCCGCCTGCTGCCCTTTGCCCCGGCCCTTGTCTCAACCCTGGGCGCGGCCGTGGGCAAAGTTTCTCTGCCGCTCTTCGCCGCGGCCTCCACCCTGGGCAAGATCCCGGCCCTGCTCATGGAAGCCTACGTCGTGCTTGAAGTCACCCGGTTCCAGACTGCCGGCAAAATCATCCTGGTTGTCTTGGCCGTATGGCTGGCCTATGATGTTTTCAAGCGGCCGCGAAAACGTCCGCGACCAGATCACTCGCTTTGA
- a CDS encoding efflux RND transporter periplasmic adaptor subunit, translating into MVVEPPQSQVVRSFSGMARASRDMALSFRVSGVLQELPVQMGQRVRPGELIARLDPTDFELQVMELEAQAEHARATFTRAKADYERFQALYDADSVSKSELDQARAGFETSQAQLAAVGKSLELVRQQLSYTRLTAPMAGTLSEVPVENFQTVSSGHPIAILSTNDDLEFEVGLPDQLIHQVQLGDPAQVIFDVLPDRPFAATVSEVGITPGPVSTFPVKLRLAEPASQVRPGMIGMARFTFSHANSRPFTVVPVEAVFGLPSGEQAVWLVNTETGTDSGTNSGTVHRQHVIAGRLLPGGLQILDGLLGGETVVIRGVHRLEQGQKVRLPQNAS; encoded by the coding sequence ATGGTCGTGGAACCACCCCAGAGCCAAGTCGTGCGAAGCTTTTCCGGCATGGCCCGCGCCTCCCGGGACATGGCGCTCAGCTTTCGGGTCTCCGGAGTGCTTCAGGAACTCCCCGTCCAGATGGGCCAGCGGGTCCGCCCTGGAGAGCTGATCGCCCGATTGGACCCCACGGATTTTGAGCTGCAGGTCATGGAACTGGAGGCCCAGGCTGAGCATGCCAGGGCGACCTTCACCAGGGCCAAGGCGGATTACGAGCGGTTCCAGGCGTTGTATGACGCGGACAGCGTCAGCAAGAGCGAGCTGGACCAGGCCCGGGCCGGATTCGAGACGTCCCAGGCCCAACTGGCCGCGGTGGGCAAAAGCCTGGAACTGGTCCGCCAGCAGCTCTCCTACACCAGACTGACCGCGCCCATGGCCGGAACCCTCTCCGAAGTGCCGGTGGAAAATTTTCAGACCGTTTCCTCGGGACACCCCATCGCCATACTCAGCACCAACGACGATCTGGAATTCGAGGTCGGCCTGCCGGATCAGCTTATCCACCAGGTTCAACTGGGCGACCCGGCCCAGGTGATCTTTGACGTGCTTCCAGACCGGCCCTTCGCCGCCACGGTCAGCGAGGTCGGAATCACCCCCGGACCGGTGAGCACCTTTCCGGTCAAGCTGCGCCTGGCCGAGCCCGCGTCGCAAGTTCGTCCCGGCATGATCGGCATGGCCCGGTTCACCTTTTCCCACGCAAACTCCCGGCCTTTCACCGTGGTTCCCGTGGAAGCGGTCTTCGGCCTGCCTTCCGGGGAACAGGCCGTCTGGCTGGTGAATACCGAAACCGGCACTGATTCCGGCACCAATTCCGGCACCGTCCACCGCCAGCACGTCATCGCGGGCCGCCTGCTCCCGGGCGGATTGCAAATCCTGGACGGCCTGCTTGGCGGCGAAACCGTCGTCATCCGCGGCGTCCACCGCCTGGAACAAGGCCAAAAAGTCCGCCTCCCCCAAAACGCCTCCTGA
- a CDS encoding efflux RND transporter permease subunit, with translation MNIASWCIQNNRTSLVVFLLLAFLGFSTYLNIPRLEDPEFTVRVALVITPFPGASPQRVEELVTDKLEERIREIAEVDYITSQSMSGLSIIEVNIQQRFKDLGPIWQNLRNKVADAAPDLPDGVLPSMVDDEFGDVFGILIALTGDGYTYREMKDTADQVRDQLLRLEDVGKVSLHGVQEERIYVDFSNARLAEFGFSPAHVVHLLQTQNAIQPSGVALAGAERIVIEPSGEFTSLDDLANATFRLPGRTDAIALRDFAAISRDYVDPPDPMARFNGQRTLILAVSMAQGGKITDLGDRVQERLTELRANLPMGLELDILLFQPDFVRTAIDDFMVNLFLAFVFVVAAMFVFTGLRTGIVAGLIIPMSILTCIALMPLFGVDLQRVSIASFIIALGLLVANGVVVSENILVRLNRGEDRRDAAVRSVRELWFPLLTSSLTTIFAFMPIPMAKSETGEYTMSLFIVVSLTLLLSWIYSLTMVPLLSYYFQKPRQRERLGEGQNGREPFSGFWYRGFRALLLFCLRRRALFLAFALLLTIGGTAAFRQVPTIFFPPNDREMFTIDFWQPFGTDIRSTADRLAELEAHLLDQPGVDSLGAFIGSGGPRWYLSLNPEQTNPNYAFVIVNTKSLEDVAPLIRSTRGYLDDHFPDARHTVSRLELGPPVGAPIQIRVSGPEIDALYRLRDNIVLAIAPIEGITSIYDDWGEWTKKLVVDVNQEQAKRTGLSTRDIALSLQTQISGLTATQYREGDNLVPIVLRAQESFREDLGNIEGLNVYGFSADNAQVRGVPLLQLADTRLVWQPSDIRRRDQTRTMTVKVEISGRYAADVLTEVQAEVDRIAQGPEWPDHYFVEYGGEVEESTEANASVMAGVPLAMGLLALVLIVQFNSIRRFLIIMLTIPPMMVGISAGLLLTREPFGFMAMLGMISLVGIIVNNAILILDRMEIERAEGKQPQELVVDAVLERLRAIFLTAATTIMGLVPLAVLGGDMWRPMANVLIFGLAFSSLFTLVLCPVLYAAFFRVRFAKS, from the coding sequence ATGAACATCGCCTCCTGGTGCATCCAGAACAACCGGACTTCCCTCGTCGTCTTCCTCCTGTTGGCTTTTCTCGGGTTCTCCACCTATCTGAACATCCCCCGCCTGGAAGACCCTGAATTCACCGTGCGCGTCGCCCTGGTGATCACCCCCTTTCCCGGCGCTTCCCCCCAGCGTGTGGAGGAATTGGTCACGGACAAGCTGGAGGAGCGCATCCGGGAAATCGCGGAGGTGGACTACATTACCTCCCAGTCCATGTCCGGCCTGTCCATCATTGAGGTGAACATCCAGCAGCGGTTCAAGGATCTGGGTCCGATCTGGCAGAACCTGCGCAACAAGGTGGCCGACGCGGCCCCGGACCTGCCCGACGGCGTCCTGCCCTCCATGGTTGACGACGAGTTCGGCGACGTGTTCGGCATTCTCATCGCCCTGACCGGGGACGGCTACACCTACCGGGAGATGAAGGACACCGCGGACCAGGTCCGGGACCAGCTCCTGCGCTTGGAGGACGTGGGCAAGGTGTCCCTGCATGGCGTCCAGGAAGAACGCATTTATGTGGATTTTTCCAATGCCCGGCTGGCCGAGTTCGGATTCAGCCCGGCCCATGTGGTCCACCTGCTTCAGACCCAGAACGCCATCCAACCTAGCGGCGTGGCCCTGGCCGGCGCCGAGCGGATCGTCATCGAGCCCTCCGGCGAATTCACTTCCCTGGACGATCTGGCCAATGCCACCTTCCGCCTGCCGGGCCGGACCGACGCCATCGCCCTGCGGGACTTCGCCGCCATCTCCCGGGACTACGTGGACCCGCCCGACCCCATGGCCCGGTTCAACGGGCAGCGCACACTGATCCTGGCCGTGAGCATGGCCCAGGGCGGCAAGATCACGGACCTGGGCGACCGGGTCCAGGAACGGCTGACCGAGCTGCGGGCCAACCTGCCCATGGGCCTGGAACTGGACATCCTGCTTTTCCAGCCGGACTTCGTGCGCACGGCCATCGACGACTTCATGGTCAACCTGTTTCTGGCCTTCGTCTTCGTGGTCGCGGCCATGTTCGTGTTCACGGGCTTGCGCACCGGCATCGTAGCCGGGCTGATCATCCCCATGTCCATCTTGACCTGCATCGCCCTGATGCCCCTGTTCGGCGTGGACCTGCAGCGGGTCTCCATCGCCTCGTTCATCATCGCCCTGGGCCTGCTGGTGGCCAACGGCGTGGTGGTCAGCGAGAACATCCTGGTCCGCCTGAACCGGGGCGAGGACCGCCGGGATGCGGCCGTGCGATCGGTGCGCGAGCTCTGGTTTCCCCTGCTGACCTCCTCCCTGACCACGATCTTCGCCTTCATGCCCATTCCCATGGCCAAGTCCGAGACCGGGGAATACACCATGTCCCTGTTCATCGTGGTCAGCCTGACCCTGCTCTTGTCCTGGATCTACTCCCTGACCATGGTTCCCCTGCTCAGTTACTACTTCCAGAAGCCGCGCCAAAGAGAGCGCCTGGGGGAAGGGCAAAACGGACGCGAACCCTTTTCCGGCTTCTGGTACCGGGGATTTCGGGCTCTGCTGCTGTTCTGCCTGCGCCGCCGCGCGCTTTTTCTGGCCTTCGCCCTGCTGCTGACCATTGGCGGGACCGCGGCCTTCCGCCAGGTGCCGACCATCTTCTTCCCGCCCAATGACCGGGAAATGTTCACCATCGACTTCTGGCAGCCCTTTGGCACGGATATCCGCTCCACCGCGGATCGGCTGGCCGAACTGGAAGCCCACCTGCTCGATCAACCCGGCGTGGATTCCCTGGGCGCGTTCATCGGTTCCGGCGGACCGCGCTGGTACCTCTCCCTGAATCCGGAGCAGACCAATCCCAACTACGCCTTCGTCATCGTGAACACCAAAAGCCTGGAGGACGTCGCCCCGCTGATCCGGTCCACCCGGGGCTATCTGGACGACCACTTCCCTGACGCCCGGCATACGGTGAGCCGCCTGGAACTCGGCCCGCCCGTGGGCGCGCCGATCCAGATCCGCGTCTCCGGTCCGGAAATCGACGCCCTGTACCGGCTGCGGGACAATATCGTCCTGGCCATCGCCCCGATTGAGGGCATCACCTCCATCTACGACGACTGGGGCGAATGGACCAAGAAACTGGTCGTGGACGTGAACCAGGAACAGGCCAAGCGCACCGGACTAAGCACCCGGGACATCGCCCTGTCCCTGCAAACCCAGATTTCCGGTCTCACGGCCACCCAGTACAGGGAAGGCGACAACCTGGTGCCGATAGTGCTCCGGGCTCAGGAAAGCTTTCGGGAAGATCTGGGCAACATCGAAGGGCTCAACGTCTATGGGTTTAGCGCCGACAATGCCCAGGTCCGCGGCGTGCCCTTGCTCCAGTTGGCCGACACCCGGCTGGTCTGGCAGCCCAGCGACATTCGCCGCCGGGACCAGACCCGGACTATGACCGTAAAGGTGGAAATCTCCGGGCGCTACGCCGCGGACGTCCTGACCGAGGTCCAGGCCGAGGTGGACCGGATCGCCCAGGGGCCCGAATGGCCGGATCACTATTTCGTGGAGTACGGGGGAGAGGTGGAGGAAAGCACCGAGGCCAACGCATCGGTTATGGCCGGGGTGCCCCTGGCCATGGGCCTGCTGGCCCTGGTGCTCATCGTACAGTTCAATTCCATCCGCCGCTTCCTGATCATCATGCTGACCATCCCGCCGATGATGGTCGGGATCAGCGCCGGACTGCTGCTGACCCGGGAGCCCTTCGGGTTCATGGCCATGCTGGGCATGATCAGTCTGGTGGGGATCATCGTGAACAACGCCATCCTGATCCTGGACCGGATGGAGATCGAACGGGCCGAAGGCAAACAGCCGCAAGAACTTGTGGTGGATGCCGTCCTGGAACGGCTGCGGGCCATCTTCCTGACCGCGGCCACCACGATCATGGGCCTGGTTCCCCTGGCCGTGCTCGGCGGCGACATGTGGCGGCCCATGGCCAATGTCCTGATCTTCGGCCTGGCCTTCTCCTCCCTGTTCACCCTGGTCCTCTGCCCGGTGCTCTACGCCGCGTTCTTCAGGGTGCGGTTCGCGAAGTCGTGA